The following are encoded together in the Cyanobacterium aponinum PCC 10605 genome:
- the groL gene encoding chaperonin GroEL (60 kDa chaperone family; promotes refolding of misfolded polypeptides especially under stressful conditions; forms two stacked rings of heptamers to form a barrel-shaped 14mer; ends can be capped by GroES; misfolded proteins enter the barrel where they are refolded when GroES binds) — MAKIVSFKEESRRHLEQGVNALANAVKVTLGPKGRNVLLEKKFGAPEIVKDGVTVAKEIELESPLENTGARLVREVASKTKDIAGDGTTTATVIAQAIIKEGLKNVTAGANPVALRRGIDKAIALLVKEISAMAKPVEGDAIAQVATVSAGNDEEIGQMISTAMDKVTKDGVITVEESKSLATELEVVEGMQIDRGYMSPYFVTDQEKQIVEFENPLVLVTDKKISSIADLVPVLENVARAGKPLFIVAEDIEGEALATLVVNKARGVLNVAAIKAPSFGDRRKAMLQDIAILTGGRLISEEIGLSLDTTNLDDLGKARKITIEKDNTIIVADGENKAEIEKRVAQIRKQLEETDSEYDTEKLQERIAKLAGGVAVIKVGAATETELKERKLRIEDALNATKAAVDEGIVPGGGASLIHLSPKVAELRDSLTIEEEKIGADIVLRAIQAPLAQIAKNAGVEGAIVVAKVQESDANIGYNALTGQYEDLIASGIIDPAKVVRTSLQNAASIAGLVLTTEALVVEKPAPEPAMPDMGGMGGGMPGMGGMGMPGMGMM, encoded by the coding sequence ATGGCTAAAATTGTATCTTTTAAAGAAGAGTCCAGAAGACACCTAGAACAAGGAGTTAACGCCCTTGCTAATGCGGTGAAAGTGACTTTAGGACCTAAGGGTAGAAATGTATTATTAGAAAAAAAATTCGGTGCACCTGAAATTGTTAAAGACGGTGTTACCGTTGCTAAAGAAATCGAATTAGAAAGCCCCTTAGAAAATACTGGTGCTCGTTTAGTGCGCGAAGTTGCTTCTAAAACCAAAGACATTGCAGGAGATGGCACAACCACCGCTACAGTTATCGCTCAAGCAATTATTAAAGAGGGCCTGAAAAATGTTACTGCTGGTGCTAACCCCGTGGCGTTACGTCGTGGTATTGATAAGGCGATCGCACTTTTAGTGAAAGAAATTTCCGCTATGGCTAAACCCGTAGAAGGAGACGCTATTGCCCAAGTTGCTACCGTATCCGCAGGAAATGATGAAGAAATCGGGCAAATGATTTCTACCGCCATGGATAAAGTTACTAAAGATGGCGTGATTACCGTAGAAGAATCTAAATCCTTAGCCACCGAATTAGAAGTAGTGGAAGGAATGCAGATTGATAGAGGCTATATGTCTCCTTATTTTGTCACCGATCAAGAAAAACAAATCGTTGAATTTGAAAATCCCCTCGTCTTAGTTACCGATAAAAAAATTAGCTCTATTGCTGATTTAGTCCCTGTATTAGAAAATGTTGCCCGTGCAGGTAAACCTCTTTTCATTGTTGCCGAAGACATTGAAGGAGAAGCCCTTGCTACCCTCGTAGTTAATAAAGCCCGTGGTGTCTTAAATGTAGCCGCTATCAAAGCACCTAGTTTTGGTGATCGCCGTAAAGCCATGTTACAGGATATTGCTATCTTAACTGGCGGACGTTTGATTTCTGAAGAAATTGGCTTAAGTCTTGATACTACCAATTTAGATGACTTAGGTAAAGCTCGTAAAATCACCATCGAGAAAGATAACACCATTATTGTTGCCGATGGAGAAAATAAAGCCGAAATAGAAAAAAGAGTTGCTCAAATCCGTAAACAACTCGAAGAAACTGATTCTGAATACGACACTGAAAAATTACAAGAGCGTATCGCTAAATTAGCTGGTGGTGTAGCAGTCATCAAAGTAGGTGCGGCTACCGAAACTGAATTAAAAGAAAGAAAATTACGCATTGAAGACGCTCTTAACGCTACTAAAGCCGCAGTGGATGAGGGAATTGTACCCGGAGGTGGTGCAAGTTTAATTCACTTATCTCCCAAAGTAGCCGAATTAAGAGATAGTCTTACCATCGAAGAAGAGAAAATCGGTGCAGACATTGTCCTCAGAGCCATTCAAGCCCCTCTCGCTCAAATTGCTAAAAACGCAGGAGTAGAAGGTGCGATCGTTGTTGCCAAAGTTCAAGAATCTGATGCTAATATCGGTTACAATGCTTTAACAGGACAATATGAAGACTTAATCGCTTCTGGTATTATTGACCCTGCAAAAGTAGTTCGTACCTCCTTACAAAACGCCGCATCCATTGCCGGATTAGTCTTAACTACCGAAGCCTTAGTGGTAGAAAAACCCGCTCCTGAACCTGCAATGCCCGATATGGGTGGCATGGGCGGAGGAATGCCCGGCATGGGTGGCATGGGAATGCCCGGTATGGGAATGATGTAA
- a CDS encoding BrnT family toxin — translation MDLEFEWNDSKAKTNKRKHGVSFEEASSVFNDPLSINFDDPDHSQTENRYIIIGLSSQGRCLFVSFVERGKKIRLISARLVTPKERRFYEG, via the coding sequence TTGGATTTAGAGTTTGAATGGAATGATAGTAAGGCTAAAACAAATAAGAGAAAACATGGAGTTTCTTTTGAGGAAGCAAGTTCAGTATTTAACGATCCATTATCAATCAATTTTGACGATCCCGATCATTCTCAAACAGAAAATCGCTATATTATAATAGGTTTGTCTAGTCAGGGTAGATGTTTGTTTGTTTCTTTTGTCGAACGTGGTAAGAAAATTCGTTTAATTAGTGCAAGATTAGTTACACCAAAAGAAAGGAGGTTTTATGAAGGATAA